The Paracoccus sp. MC1862 genome includes a window with the following:
- a CDS encoding type I secretion system permease/ATPase has protein sequence MVRTTSAMHDGYAELRAARGGNLGLVAAVAVFSVAVNLLNLTGPLFMMQVYDRVLGSGSVPTLVALFGLVAFLFLMMGLIDLARGRVMARVAMRFQERIQNRVFQAALAEGAVTGQTASAQAGLRDLEAVRQMMGSPVLMALFDLPWAPVFLAGLYLFHPVMGIVATLGAVILVIITWLNQSMTRRPLQQAMAAGQTADRAADLYRDEGELIGAMGMRGAAFGRWRRFRDRSAEATIAGSDRGLGFSVFSKTFRLFLQSALLAAGAWLVLRQELTPGAMIASSILMGRVLAPVEQIVGGWASVQRAVDGWKRLGELLSRRPPQPQRTPLPRPAARLDVSNLTVVPPGQNAATLRGVSFTLEPGQALGVIGPSGAGKSTLARALIGAWPAAGGSIRLDGATLEQYDPDVLGALIGYLPQQVTLFDGTIAENIARLSERPDPDAIVRAATAAAAHKMILDLPQGYDTPLSQAGGRLSGGQIQRVGLARALYGEPVLFVLDEPNSNLDNEGSEALNLAIRSIKARGGAVIIMAHRPAAIAECEMLLVMEQGMRRAFGPRDEVLRSTVRNAETITRTRGAGGGVT, from the coding sequence ATGGTCCGGACGACATCTGCAATGCATGACGGGTATGCCGAACTGCGCGCGGCGCGCGGCGGCAATCTGGGGCTGGTCGCGGCGGTGGCCGTGTTCTCGGTCGCGGTGAACCTGCTCAACCTGACCGGCCCGCTGTTCATGATGCAGGTCTATGACCGGGTGCTGGGCAGCGGCTCGGTCCCGACGCTGGTGGCGCTGTTCGGGCTGGTGGCGTTCCTGTTCCTGATGATGGGACTGATCGACCTCGCCCGCGGCCGGGTCATGGCCCGCGTGGCAATGCGCTTTCAGGAGCGTATCCAGAACCGGGTCTTTCAGGCGGCGCTGGCCGAGGGGGCGGTGACAGGGCAGACGGCCTCGGCCCAGGCGGGGCTGCGCGACCTTGAGGCGGTGCGGCAGATGATGGGTTCGCCGGTGCTGATGGCGCTGTTCGACCTGCCCTGGGCTCCGGTCTTTCTGGCGGGGCTTTACCTCTTCCATCCGGTCATGGGGATCGTGGCGACGCTGGGGGCCGTGATCCTGGTGATCATCACCTGGCTGAACCAGTCGATGACCCGCCGGCCGCTGCAGCAGGCGATGGCCGCGGGCCAGACCGCCGACCGCGCTGCCGATCTTTATCGGGACGAGGGCGAGTTGATCGGCGCCATGGGGATGCGCGGGGCGGCCTTCGGCCGGTGGCGCCGCTTCCGCGACCGCTCGGCCGAGGCGACCATCGCGGGCAGCGACCGGGGCCTGGGCTTCTCGGTGTTCTCCAAGACCTTCCGGCTGTTCCTGCAATCGGCGCTGCTGGCAGCGGGCGCCTGGCTGGTGCTGCGGCAGGAACTGACGCCGGGCGCGATGATCGCGAGTTCCATCCTGATGGGTCGGGTGCTGGCGCCGGTGGAACAGATCGTCGGCGGCTGGGCGTCGGTCCAGCGGGCGGTGGACGGCTGGAAGCGGTTGGGCGAACTGCTTTCGCGCCGCCCGCCGCAGCCGCAGCGCACGCCCCTGCCGCGCCCTGCCGCGCGGCTGGATGTCTCGAACCTGACGGTGGTGCCGCCGGGACAGAACGCGGCCACCCTGCGGGGCGTCAGCTTCACGCTGGAACCCGGCCAGGCGCTGGGGGTGATCGGGCCATCGGGCGCGGGAAAGTCGACTTTGGCGCGGGCGCTGATCGGGGCATGGCCCGCGGCGGGCGGCTCGATCCGGCTGGATGGCGCGACGCTGGAACAATACGACCCGGACGTGCTGGGCGCGCTGATCGGCTACCTGCCGCAGCAGGTCACGCTGTTCGACGGCACCATCGCCGAGAACATCGCCCGCCTGTCGGAACGCCCGGACCCCGACGCGATCGTTCGCGCCGCGACGGCGGCCGCGGCGCACAAGATGATTCTCGACCTGCCGCAGGGCTATGACACGCCGCTGTCGCAGGCGGGCGGGCGGCTTTCGGGCGGGCAGATCCAGCGCGTCGGCCTTGCCCGCGCCCTTTACGGCGAGCCGGTGCTGTTCGTCCTGGACGAGCCGAACTCGAACCTCGACAACGAGGGGTCAGAGGCGCTGAATCTCGCCATCCGCTCGATCAAGGCGCGGGGCGGCGCGGTCATCATCATGGCCCACCGCCCGGCCGCCATCGCGGAATGCGAGATGCTGCTGGTGATGGAACAAGGGATGCGCCGCGCCTTCGGGCCGCGCGACGAGGTGTTGCGCTCGACCGTCCGCAACGCCGAAACGATCACCCGCACCCGAGGCGCGGGCGGAGGTGTGACATGA